A section of the Gloeobacter violaceus PCC 7421 genome encodes:
- a CDS encoding cobyrinate a,c-diamide synthase, producing the protein MAIIIAAPASGTGKTTITLALLAYLKAHALRVRSFKVGPDYIDPMFHAAVTGQGCVNLDLFLTDEPFVRATYHHHCRGQQAAVIEGVMGLFDGRAGQGDFASTAHVARLLRLPVILVIDGSGAGFSVAATLYGFRRFDPRVRIAGVILNRVGSERHAQILSEAVRSQGLELLGTVYKDETIALPHRHLGLVPVEELSDFRRTQQQLAALAERSFDWQKLLPLVAIQPTAPAPARWEAEPLPPVRIAVARDRAFSFYYQDNLELLAALGAQLETFSPLAGEWPDCRGYLLGGGFPELCAGELSAKTRFWEGLRGAVARGVPLYAECGGLMVLGEALRTPEGRSHPMAGILEASCWMGKRTVLGYRVATALHSSCAVEAGRQLRGHLFHRSRMEPQPGAPLWQLDDDEQEGWVRGNLHASYLHLHWGTQAWAARRFVRRCLAVAFEGKSTPARF; encoded by the coding sequence ATGGCGATCATCATTGCAGCCCCGGCGAGCGGCACCGGCAAGACGACGATAACCCTCGCTCTGCTTGCCTACCTCAAGGCCCACGCCTTGCGGGTGCGCTCGTTCAAGGTCGGCCCCGATTATATCGACCCGATGTTCCACGCCGCCGTCACCGGCCAGGGCTGCGTCAATCTCGACTTGTTTTTGACCGACGAACCGTTCGTGCGCGCCACCTACCACCACCACTGCCGGGGCCAGCAGGCGGCCGTGATCGAAGGGGTAATGGGGCTATTCGACGGACGGGCGGGTCAGGGCGATTTTGCCAGCACCGCCCACGTCGCCCGCCTGTTGCGCTTGCCGGTGATCCTGGTCATCGATGGATCGGGGGCCGGCTTTTCGGTGGCGGCCACCCTCTACGGATTTCGCCGCTTCGACCCGCGCGTGCGCATCGCCGGGGTGATCCTCAACCGGGTGGGCTCCGAGCGCCACGCCCAAATCCTCTCTGAGGCTGTGCGCAGCCAGGGTCTCGAACTATTGGGAACCGTCTACAAAGACGAAACGATCGCCCTGCCGCACCGCCACCTGGGATTGGTGCCGGTGGAGGAACTGTCCGACTTTCGGCGCACCCAGCAGCAGTTGGCTGCCCTCGCCGAGCGCTCCTTCGACTGGCAGAAATTGCTGCCGCTGGTGGCCATCCAACCTACCGCCCCCGCCCCGGCGCGCTGGGAAGCGGAGCCATTGCCGCCGGTGCGCATCGCCGTCGCCCGCGACCGGGCCTTCAGCTTCTACTACCAGGACAATCTGGAATTGCTCGCGGCCCTGGGGGCGCAGCTGGAGACCTTTTCGCCTTTGGCCGGCGAGTGGCCCGATTGCCGGGGTTACTTGTTGGGAGGCGGTTTTCCCGAGCTGTGCGCGGGCGAACTCAGCGCAAAAACCCGCTTCTGGGAAGGACTGCGGGGGGCGGTGGCCCGTGGGGTGCCCCTCTATGCCGAGTGCGGCGGGTTGATGGTGCTGGGCGAAGCGCTGCGCACCCCCGAGGGCCGCTCCCACCCGATGGCGGGCATCCTGGAGGCCAGTTGCTGGATGGGCAAACGCACGGTACTGGGCTACCGGGTGGCCACGGCTTTGCACAGTTCCTGCGCCGTCGAAGCCGGCAGACAGTTGCGCGGCCACCTGTTTCACCGCTCGCGCATGGAACCCCAGCCGGGCGCGCCGCTGTGGCAACTCGACGACGATGAGCAAGAAGGCTGGGTGCGCGGCAATCTGCACGCTTCGTATCTGCACCTGCACTGGGGTACCCAGGCGTGGGCGGCCCGCCGCTTCGTGCGCCGCTGTCTGGCGGTCGCTTTCGAGGGAAAATCCACCCCGGCCCGCTTCTGA
- a CDS encoding CYTH domain-containing protein → MFEVEKKYRLPRAQRDALQHKLTECYGPPRVLREEDVHGFTSPEKHYLRLRASGDSLKLIAKGPTQLSADGIRSRREIEVPLSPQVLEAARSLVQLIATDALPAMRRTRSVWKLGEDAEVVLDDLDALPKEPFVELEILASDQAAALSRLRTWEERLGLDPTWQEVKSYAQILSELISPPPETG, encoded by the coding sequence ATGTTCGAGGTCGAAAAAAAGTACCGCCTGCCCCGAGCGCAGCGAGACGCCCTGCAACACAAGCTCACTGAGTGCTACGGCCCGCCTCGGGTGCTGCGCGAGGAGGACGTGCACGGGTTTACCAGCCCCGAGAAGCATTACCTGCGACTGCGTGCAAGCGGCGACAGCCTCAAGCTCATCGCTAAAGGACCGACCCAACTGAGCGCCGACGGCATCCGCAGCCGCCGGGAGATCGAAGTTCCCCTCTCGCCGCAGGTGCTCGAGGCCGCCCGCTCGCTGGTGCAACTGATCGCCACCGACGCTCTACCCGCTATGCGGCGGACCCGCTCGGTCTGGAAGCTCGGTGAGGACGCGGAGGTGGTGCTGGATGACCTCGACGCACTGCCTAAAGAACCCTTTGTAGAACTGGAAATCCTGGCCTCCGACCAGGCGGCGGCCCTCAGCCGACTGCGTACCTGGGAAGAGCGGCTGGGGCTCGACCCCACCTGGCAGGAGGTCAAAAGCTACGCCCAGATTCTTTCTGAGCTGATTTCTCCCCCTCCGGAGACAGGCTGA
- a CDS encoding Calvin cycle protein CP12: MTTNYDKLIQQEKAEAKEICSINGDGSAQCAAAWDAVEEVQAAASHAGDKDKKMNSLQSYCADNPDAAECRIYED, translated from the coding sequence ATGACGACCAACTACGACAAACTGATTCAACAGGAAAAGGCCGAAGCCAAGGAAATTTGCTCGATCAACGGCGACGGGTCCGCCCAGTGCGCAGCCGCCTGGGACGCTGTCGAAGAAGTGCAGGCAGCCGCCTCCCACGCGGGCGACAAAGACAAAAAGATGAATTCTTTGCAGAGCTACTGTGCCGACAATCCCGACGCCGCCGAGTGCCGCATCTACGAAGACTAA
- a CDS encoding cytochrome b6-f complex subunit PetN, with protein sequence MDPTVGWIALLAFFVVSIALVVWGRNGF encoded by the coding sequence ATGGACCCCACCGTTGGCTGGATTGCTCTGTTGGCGTTTTTCGTCGTCTCCATCGCGCTGGTGGTGTGGGGACGCAACGGTTTTTAG
- a CDS encoding photosystem I reaction center subunit II PsaD, giving the protein MADVKELPFGGSTPLFGGSTGGLLRKAQIEEKYLIVWNSKEEQVFEMPTGGAATMVAGTNVLYLARKEQCHALHRQLVSTFKIRDSKIYRVYPNGEQVLIFPMDGVPSEKSNPGREVVGYVPRKIGDNPNPVDVKFTGKETFDV; this is encoded by the coding sequence ATGGCGGACGTCAAGGAATTGCCTTTCGGCGGCAGCACGCCTTTGTTCGGTGGCAGCACCGGGGGATTGCTCCGCAAAGCCCAGATCGAAGAAAAATATCTGATCGTTTGGAACAGCAAAGAGGAGCAGGTCTTCGAGATGCCGACCGGCGGGGCGGCGACGATGGTCGCCGGCACCAACGTCCTGTACCTGGCGCGCAAGGAGCAGTGCCACGCCCTGCACCGGCAGCTGGTCTCCACTTTCAAAATTCGCGATTCGAAGATTTACCGGGTCTATCCCAACGGCGAACAGGTGCTGATTTTCCCGATGGACGGCGTCCCCTCGGAGAAGTCCAATCCCGGTCGCGAGGTGGTCGGTTACGTGCCGCGCAAAATTGGCGACAATCCTAACCCGGTCGATGTCAAGTTCACCGGCAAAGAAACCTTCGACGTGTAA
- the rfbC gene encoding dTDP-4-dehydrorhamnose 3,5-epimerase, producing the protein MQRIETALPGVYVIEPKVFGDARGYFYESYHRAKFAELGIPDEFVQDNCSRSARGVLRGLHYQLRFPQAKLCRVVEGEVFDVAVDIRKGSPTFGQWAGVVLSAENRHQIYVPAGFAHGFAVLSESAEFLYKCSDFYHPEDEQGVLWNDPDIGIPWPVEAPVLSGKDQKYLPLNQTDPERLPVYHQK; encoded by the coding sequence GTGCAACGCATCGAAACCGCGCTTCCGGGCGTCTATGTGATCGAACCGAAGGTCTTCGGCGACGCCCGCGGCTATTTTTATGAGTCCTACCACCGGGCCAAATTCGCCGAATTGGGAATCCCGGATGAGTTCGTGCAGGACAATTGCTCGCGTTCGGCGCGGGGCGTCCTGCGCGGTCTCCACTACCAGTTGCGTTTCCCCCAGGCCAAACTCTGCCGGGTCGTGGAGGGCGAAGTCTTCGATGTGGCCGTTGACATTCGCAAAGGCTCTCCAACCTTCGGCCAGTGGGCGGGCGTGGTCCTCTCCGCCGAAAATAGGCACCAGATCTACGTTCCGGCCGGTTTTGCCCACGGCTTCGCGGTGCTCTCGGAATCGGCGGAATTTCTTTACAAATGCAGCGATTTCTATCATCCCGAGGATGAGCAGGGAGTGCTCTGGAACGATCCGGACATCGGCATTCCCTGGCCGGTGGAGGCCCCTGTTCTCTCGGGTAAGGACCAGAAATACTTGCCGCTCAACCAGACGGACCCGGAGCGGCTGCCGGTGTATCACCAGAAATAA
- a CDS encoding sugar phosphate nucleotidyltransferase, with translation MKAFVLAAGKGTRLRPFTDALPKPLMPVMNKPVMAHILGLCRKHGLDQVVANLHYKGEKISEYFGNGSQYQVSLGYSREEQLLGTAGGVRRQADFLAGGPFLVISGDVMTDLDLTALLQFHKQSGAVATMAVKEVGDPSRFGVVVSDSHGKVESFQEKPIRGTERSRWANTGIYVLEPEVFNYIPEATFFDFGNDLFPMLVAEGAPVFAMRTGAYWSDVGTLAQYLYTHWELLTHPEIVQRIGEGTVVEPGAVISDQALIGRHCTIEKGARVLGYSCVSDGCVIRAGSVVVDSVMWTSEQLGERLSGDLVRSIWGDGKHVCLGIPNL, from the coding sequence ATGAAAGCATTCGTGCTCGCCGCCGGCAAGGGTACGCGCCTGCGCCCCTTCACCGACGCCCTGCCCAAGCCGCTGATGCCCGTGATGAACAAGCCCGTCATGGCCCACATCCTGGGACTGTGCCGCAAGCACGGCCTCGACCAGGTCGTTGCGAACCTGCACTACAAAGGCGAAAAGATCAGCGAGTATTTCGGCAACGGCTCCCAATACCAGGTGTCGCTGGGCTACTCCCGCGAGGAGCAACTGTTGGGCACCGCGGGCGGTGTGCGCCGCCAGGCGGACTTTTTGGCCGGCGGCCCCTTTCTGGTCATCTCCGGCGACGTGATGACCGATTTGGATCTGACCGCCCTGCTGCAGTTCCACAAACAATCCGGCGCCGTGGCCACCATGGCCGTCAAAGAAGTCGGAGACCCGAGCCGCTTCGGGGTTGTGGTGAGCGACAGTCACGGCAAAGTCGAAAGTTTCCAAGAAAAACCCATCCGGGGCACCGAGCGCTCGCGGTGGGCCAACACCGGCATCTATGTGCTGGAGCCGGAGGTGTTCAATTACATCCCCGAGGCGACCTTCTTCGACTTCGGCAACGACCTGTTTCCGATGCTGGTGGCCGAGGGAGCACCGGTCTTTGCGATGCGCACAGGAGCCTACTGGTCGGATGTCGGTACCCTGGCGCAGTATCTGTACACGCACTGGGAATTGTTGACCCATCCCGAGATTGTCCAGCGCATCGGCGAAGGGACGGTCGTCGAACCGGGGGCGGTGATCTCCGACCAGGCGCTCATCGGCCGCCACTGCACCATCGAAAAAGGGGCGCGGGTGCTGGGCTACAGCTGCGTGAGCGACGGGTGCGTGATTCGTGCCGGCTCGGTCGTGGTCGACAGTGTGATGTGGACGAGTGAGCAGCTGGGCGAGCGGCTCAGCGGCGACCTGGTGCGCTCGATCTGGGGCGACGGCAAGCACGTCTGCCTCGGCATCCCCAACCTCTAG
- a CDS encoding Ig-like domain-containing protein, whose product MPTFQPRAGRLAAGGFIVLVLSFFLVSPAAAARNWWVFLSPTEAELLYKAASFSAIKSEVDNDYLNGLSEPKTCLDTRSPWVQQMAAAQEMLSATYLALKWGKYGGADNSELDAYRERIADNWKAILEAGPIDLWQDNFDGVTRQFVAGGCDYTQSYQPGWYEGDIALRFWIFGALPSYDAVRDELSTSEREAIDTWLRGLADQLWSGRDFGREHNRGASAVAQAHVIALVLQDRSRFESYYSHASGGLKDYYRQMNYAPLAGCDFPERPGLTSELASRDGIHGVQTVMHSFGALAVIAHAGHMGGNVDWNIYNTTRDPNLLAGVLGTWYDIEEALRDEFNSYIVCLENETDASESFEDTSLDERVWAPLAFFQTRFQNVDSWGLGNLRALRKERASLHAQNRLANQKPTVELTAPASGAKLTAPATVTLNAEARDNNGTVSKVEFFRDSTKIGEDLASPYSATWKLAEAGTYALKAKVTDSQGVTADSTSRTITVSQPSGLSVYLVQPLDGAFVAGGSDAKLQAVAAHSSDSISKVEFYQGSTKLGSDSASPYFYTWVKPPSGSYSLTAKAISSTGATITSSAIDLSVGSPNTAPTANMVDPEDGAQLTAPATVSLHAEADDSDGTISQVEFFSGGVKLGQDTTSPYYFSWKGMAAGKYSIAAVATDNRGAVFTSAAVGVTVSLPTPWQLKDIGNVGLTGNAAFNPDSDTFTIKAAGADIWGDADGFMYVYQPISGDGQLVARVSSLGNTDSWAKAGIMIRDGFTSSARNVFVGLTPSKGITFQYRTKTGGDSGSKTVAGYKAPYWLKLVRTGDTIKGYYSSNGGSWVWIGTQSIPMATDLFMGLAVTSHDSAELTTAAFTDVSASK is encoded by the coding sequence ATGCCGACATTTCAGCCGCGGGCCGGGCGTCTGGCCGCGGGCGGATTCATTGTACTTGTGTTGTCTTTTTTTCTGGTAAGCCCGGCTGCGGCCGCTCGCAACTGGTGGGTGTTTCTTTCACCCACCGAGGCCGAACTGCTCTACAAAGCGGCGAGTTTCAGCGCGATTAAAAGCGAAGTGGACAACGACTATCTCAACGGTCTGAGTGAACCTAAGACCTGCCTGGATACCCGTTCGCCGTGGGTGCAGCAGATGGCCGCCGCCCAGGAAATGCTCTCAGCCACCTACCTCGCCCTCAAATGGGGCAAATACGGCGGTGCCGACAACAGCGAACTGGACGCCTACCGCGAGCGGATCGCCGACAACTGGAAAGCCATCCTCGAAGCCGGACCGATCGACCTCTGGCAGGACAACTTCGACGGTGTCACGCGCCAGTTCGTCGCCGGCGGCTGCGATTATACCCAGTCCTACCAACCGGGCTGGTACGAGGGGGACATCGCCCTGCGCTTCTGGATATTTGGCGCTCTGCCTTCTTATGATGCGGTGCGCGACGAGCTGAGCACTTCCGAGCGCGAGGCGATCGACACATGGTTGCGGGGATTGGCGGACCAGCTGTGGTCGGGTCGCGATTTTGGTCGGGAGCACAACCGGGGGGCGAGTGCAGTGGCCCAGGCGCACGTGATTGCCCTGGTGCTGCAGGACCGTTCGCGCTTCGAGTCGTACTATTCGCATGCGAGTGGGGGGTTGAAAGATTATTACCGGCAGATGAACTACGCTCCGCTGGCCGGGTGCGACTTTCCCGAACGCCCGGGACTGACCTCTGAACTGGCAAGCCGCGACGGTATTCACGGTGTGCAAACGGTGATGCACAGCTTCGGCGCGCTCGCGGTGATCGCCCACGCGGGGCACATGGGGGGCAACGTCGACTGGAACATCTACAACACCACCCGGGATCCGAATCTGCTGGCCGGTGTCCTGGGTACCTGGTACGACATCGAAGAGGCCTTGCGCGATGAATTCAACTCCTATATCGTCTGTCTGGAAAATGAGACAGATGCTTCGGAAAGCTTCGAGGACACGAGCCTCGACGAGCGCGTCTGGGCGCCGCTGGCCTTTTTTCAGACCCGCTTTCAGAATGTCGATTCGTGGGGACTGGGCAACCTGCGCGCCTTGAGAAAGGAGCGCGCTTCGCTGCACGCCCAGAACCGGCTGGCCAACCAGAAGCCGACCGTCGAGCTGACCGCGCCCGCCTCCGGCGCAAAATTGACGGCACCGGCCACGGTCACCCTGAATGCTGAAGCCCGCGACAATAACGGTACTGTGAGCAAAGTCGAGTTTTTCCGCGACAGCACCAAAATTGGCGAGGACCTTGCCAGCCCCTACTCCGCCACCTGGAAGCTCGCAGAAGCTGGAACCTATGCGCTGAAGGCCAAAGTGACCGACAGCCAGGGTGTCACCGCCGATTCCACCTCCCGGACGATCACGGTCTCCCAGCCTTCGGGGTTGTCGGTGTACCTGGTACAACCCCTCGACGGGGCGTTCGTGGCCGGCGGTTCGGATGCGAAGCTGCAGGCGGTGGCCGCCCACAGTTCCGACAGCATCAGCAAGGTGGAATTTTATCAAGGTTCCACCAAACTCGGTTCCGACTCGGCAAGCCCCTACTTCTACACCTGGGTCAAGCCCCCGTCGGGCAGCTACTCGTTGACGGCAAAGGCGATCAGCAGCACTGGGGCCACAATCACCTCCAGTGCAATCGATCTGAGCGTCGGCTCACCCAACACTGCGCCGACGGCGAATATGGTCGATCCGGAGGACGGCGCCCAGCTAACGGCTCCCGCGACGGTCAGCCTCCACGCCGAAGCCGACGACAGCGACGGCACAATCAGCCAAGTCGAGTTTTTCAGCGGCGGCGTCAAACTCGGCCAGGACACCACATCGCCTTACTACTTCAGCTGGAAGGGCATGGCGGCGGGCAAGTATTCGATTGCGGCGGTGGCCACGGACAACCGGGGGGCCGTGTTTACCTCCGCCGCGGTGGGTGTCACCGTGTCGCTGCCGACTCCCTGGCAACTTAAAGACATCGGCAATGTCGGCCTGACCGGCAATGCGGCGTTCAACCCCGATAGCGACACCTTCACGATCAAAGCCGCCGGGGCGGACATCTGGGGCGATGCCGACGGCTTTATGTATGTCTACCAGCCCATCTCGGGCGATGGGCAATTGGTGGCGCGCGTTTCGAGCCTGGGCAACACCGACAGCTGGGCCAAAGCGGGGATCATGATCCGCGACGGCTTTACCTCCAGTGCCCGCAACGTGTTTGTCGGTCTCACCCCGAGCAAAGGCATCACCTTTCAGTACCGGACCAAGACCGGCGGAGACAGCGGCTCCAAGACCGTCGCCGGCTACAAAGCGCCCTACTGGCTCAAACTGGTGCGCACCGGCGACACGATCAAAGGCTACTACTCCAGCAACGGCGGCAGTTGGGTCTGGATCGGCACCCAGAGCATCCCGATGGCGACGGACCTGTTCATGGGTCTGGCCGTCACCAGCCACGACAGCGCCGAGTTGACGACGGCTGCTTTCACCGATGTGAGCGCCAGCAAGTAA
- a CDS encoding polysaccharide pyruvyl transferase family protein, whose protein sequence is MKIGIVTFHHTTNYGATLQTYALWKSLSRQGHAVEIIDYQPTAAVKYYLKEFLPGRPVLSNLQKAWKMSAFLRSQMRLGAKTCYTREQLKRRHGQYDAVICGSDQIWCIDAFRGYDPSFFLDFVDGRTTRKISYAASAGYTRTLGERQGAIRDLLADFWALSVRDANTAGLVERECGFTSTHVLDPTFLVDYGEFLAQPTAGNYLLIYKMGPMSRPEEQSILALAKVRGLKIVSVGFEHRIADQNLIGAGPVEWINGFAGARFVFTDTFHGTIFSIIFRKPFYTFISKNKAAKIGDLLHNLGLAERMIDAQSEPVVDFGDLDYTAVNPRLEERIAGSKAFLRQALTSARPILLPRPHPAAVLYRPALG, encoded by the coding sequence ATGAAAATCGGGATTGTCACGTTCCACCACACTACCAACTACGGCGCCACTCTGCAGACGTATGCGCTGTGGAAGAGCCTGAGCCGCCAGGGACACGCAGTCGAAATCATCGACTATCAACCGACCGCAGCGGTCAAGTACTACCTCAAAGAGTTTCTGCCCGGCCGGCCGGTGCTCAGCAACCTGCAAAAGGCCTGGAAGATGAGCGCCTTCTTGCGCTCGCAGATGCGTCTGGGTGCGAAGACCTGCTACACGCGCGAACAGCTGAAGCGCCGCCACGGGCAGTACGACGCGGTGATCTGCGGCAGCGATCAAATCTGGTGCATCGACGCCTTTCGTGGGTACGACCCGTCGTTCTTTCTCGACTTTGTCGATGGGCGCACGACACGCAAAATCAGCTACGCGGCGAGCGCCGGTTATACCCGGACGCTCGGGGAGCGCCAGGGGGCCATACGCGACCTGTTGGCAGACTTCTGGGCACTTTCGGTGCGCGACGCCAATACCGCCGGTCTTGTCGAGCGCGAATGCGGGTTCACCTCGACCCACGTGCTCGATCCGACTTTTCTGGTCGATTATGGCGAATTCCTCGCGCAGCCGACGGCGGGCAATTATCTGCTCATCTACAAGATGGGTCCGATGTCGCGGCCCGAGGAGCAATCGATCCTGGCCCTGGCAAAAGTGCGGGGATTGAAAATTGTCTCGGTGGGCTTCGAGCACCGCATCGCCGACCAGAACCTGATCGGCGCCGGCCCGGTAGAGTGGATCAATGGTTTTGCCGGTGCCCGGTTCGTCTTCACCGACACCTTCCACGGCACGATCTTCTCGATAATCTTCCGCAAACCTTTCTACACTTTTATTTCCAAGAACAAGGCGGCCAAGATCGGCGACTTGCTGCACAACCTCGGCCTCGCCGAGCGGATGATCGACGCCCAATCCGAACCGGTGGTCGATTTTGGAGATCTCGATTACACCGCCGTCAACCCGCGGCTTGAAGAGCGCATCGCCGGGTCAAAAGCTTTTTTGCGACAGGCTCTGACCAGCGCCAGACCGATTTTGCTCCCGCGCCCCCACCCGGCCGCAGTGCTCTACCGGCCGGCGCTGGGCTGA
- a CDS encoding FAD-binding protein, whose protein sequence is MVAVTAFDTSQLSTFRTHHHFERYGEFKSAEEFAEYCRWADGHSARVYILGNGSNTLFARPSVRSLVLKNSLPRTIRSLGDGRVEVSSTVQINEVLNYCYQHALDSFYYLASVPASIGGALAMNAGRGKTHHCTIYDFVESVTYVHEGAVQTLSNAEIQRGYRRTMFTGIQRSLILSAVLRFDAAHFEHNPLTERRQWAKEHQDNTLPNCGTVFKYASYPIMNRLRGLRIGDAYFSSKTSNWILNKSSSSAPILTLIKVAKVLHYLSFKKIDLEVIEVD, encoded by the coding sequence ATGGTCGCCGTTACTGCCTTCGACACCAGCCAACTTTCGACGTTCCGAACCCACCACCACTTCGAGCGCTACGGTGAATTCAAAAGCGCCGAAGAATTCGCCGAGTACTGCCGGTGGGCGGACGGACACAGCGCCCGGGTTTATATTCTGGGCAACGGCTCCAATACCCTGTTTGCCCGCCCCTCGGTGCGCTCGCTGGTGCTCAAAAACAGCCTGCCCAGAACGATTCGATCGCTGGGCGACGGTCGGGTGGAAGTGTCCTCGACCGTGCAGATCAACGAAGTGCTGAACTATTGCTATCAGCACGCCCTCGATTCGTTTTACTACCTGGCCTCGGTGCCCGCTTCGATCGGTGGGGCGCTCGCGATGAACGCCGGCCGGGGCAAAACCCACCACTGCACGATCTACGATTTTGTCGAAAGCGTCACTTACGTTCACGAAGGTGCGGTGCAGACCCTCTCGAACGCTGAGATCCAACGGGGTTACCGCAGGACGATGTTCACCGGTATCCAGCGCAGCTTGATCCTCAGTGCGGTTCTGCGCTTCGACGCGGCGCACTTCGAGCACAATCCGCTCACCGAGAGGCGGCAGTGGGCCAAAGAACACCAGGATAATACCCTGCCCAACTGCGGCACGGTCTTCAAGTACGCGAGCTACCCGATCATGAACCGCCTGCGCGGTCTGCGCATTGGTGATGCTTACTTTTCTTCGAAGACGAGCAACTGGATATTGAACAAATCCAGCAGCAGCGCTCCGATTCTCACTTTGATCAAAGTTGCCAAAGTCCTGCATTATCTAAGTTTCAAAAAGATCGACCTCGAAGTGATTGAAGTCGATTAG
- a CDS encoding lipopolysaccharide biosynthesis protein encodes MNLRQKAVKGVGWSAIRNLGSQGISLGVYFVLARLLGPEAFGLVALAAIFVSFVQIFLEQGLPQAIVQRSQLEKAHLDTAFWANLAVGTLLTALCFASSGPVANFFHEPRVGPVVCWLSFSLFIGSFNAVQQGILTREFAFKSLAIRSLIATAVGGIVGIAMALSGCGVWSLVGQQLVSQLIGVVTLWQVSSWRPGFAVSLRHLGELLSFGVNVTAFNLSNFFNRRADSFLIGYFLGPVALGYYTIAYNILLAMTQLLTATTTQVALPTFSRLQHAPERLLSAFYTVTQFTSLISFPAFLGVAVLAPELVAVLFGEQWTASVPVMQVLSLVGIQQSVFFFNGTVLMAMGKPSWRLWLNVLNSIVGVVTFAVAVPWGIVAVAAAYVVRVYLLSPVALWAVNRLMPIDLGKYLRQFAPALVSSLGVVCTVWAVRVLFGSVLPPPALLTLASVVGAAVYALALRLSAPDLFARALDYARLLVPLGAGSRAPS; translated from the coding sequence ATGAACTTGCGCCAGAAAGCCGTCAAAGGTGTGGGTTGGTCTGCCATCCGCAACCTGGGCAGCCAGGGTATTTCGCTGGGTGTCTACTTTGTGCTGGCCCGCCTGCTGGGGCCGGAAGCCTTTGGCCTGGTCGCCCTTGCAGCCATCTTCGTCTCCTTTGTCCAGATTTTCCTGGAACAGGGTCTGCCCCAGGCGATCGTCCAGAGGTCGCAGCTCGAAAAAGCCCACCTGGATACGGCCTTCTGGGCCAACCTGGCGGTGGGGACACTGCTGACCGCGCTGTGCTTCGCCAGCAGCGGTCCGGTGGCGAACTTTTTCCACGAGCCGCGGGTGGGTCCGGTGGTCTGCTGGCTCTCGTTCAGCCTGTTCATCGGCTCGTTCAACGCTGTGCAGCAGGGCATTCTGACGCGCGAATTCGCCTTCAAGTCCCTGGCCATTCGCTCCTTGATCGCCACTGCCGTCGGCGGGATCGTCGGCATCGCCATGGCACTGAGCGGCTGCGGTGTCTGGAGCCTGGTGGGACAGCAACTGGTCAGCCAATTGATCGGGGTGGTGACCCTGTGGCAGGTGAGTTCGTGGCGGCCGGGTTTTGCCGTCTCGCTCAGGCACCTCGGCGAACTGCTCAGCTTTGGGGTCAACGTGACGGCGTTCAACTTGTCCAACTTCTTCAACCGGCGCGCCGACAGTTTTTTGATTGGCTACTTTCTCGGTCCGGTGGCCCTGGGCTACTACACCATTGCCTATAACATTCTGCTGGCGATGACCCAGCTTTTGACGGCGACCACCACCCAGGTGGCCCTACCGACGTTCTCACGGCTGCAGCACGCGCCGGAGCGACTCCTCTCGGCCTTTTACACCGTTACGCAGTTTACCAGTCTCATCTCCTTTCCGGCCTTTCTGGGGGTCGCCGTTCTCGCCCCCGAACTGGTCGCGGTCTTGTTCGGCGAGCAATGGACCGCCAGTGTGCCGGTGATGCAGGTGCTCTCGTTGGTCGGCATCCAGCAGTCGGTGTTCTTCTTCAACGGCACGGTGCTCATGGCGATGGGCAAGCCGTCCTGGCGGCTGTGGCTCAATGTGCTTAACTCCATCGTCGGAGTGGTCACTTTTGCCGTCGCCGTGCCCTGGGGGATCGTGGCGGTGGCCGCCGCCTACGTCGTCAGGGTCTACTTGCTCTCGCCGGTGGCCCTCTGGGCGGTCAACCGGTTGATGCCCATCGATCTGGGCAAGTACCTGCGCCAATTCGCCCCGGCCCTGGTCAGTTCGCTGGGCGTGGTCTGTACCGTCTGGGCCGTCCGGGTGTTGTTTGGGAGCGTGCTGCCGCCGCCGGCGCTGCTCACCCTGGCCAGTGTCGTCGGGGCGGCGGTCTACGCCCTCGCCCTGCGGCTGAGCGCGCCGGATCTGTTCGCGCGTGCCCTCGATTATGCGCGCCTGTTGGTGCCGCTCGGTGCGGGCAGCCGGGCGCCGTCTTAA